From the Solibacillus sp. FSL R5-0449 genome, one window contains:
- a CDS encoding Gfo/Idh/MocA family oxidoreductase, producing MTKKTTIGIIGTGVVGERIINQALQNEHYEIAAIFDTNEARTAQLAAKYNVPTTNDLQALLNLKPDWVYIGTPPVSHATLAAEIAKHKLHILSEKPLAHDAADGEMMVRIANEANVKTAMHFPLMYGAAVHQLKQELAKDMGEITRIELHTYFPEWPRKWQQNPWIASREQGGFIREIFPHYLQLTHHLFGDIEILAHETAYPADEALCEVGVTALAKTVNGIPMVINGLAGIGQEERIDFKIFGTEKVVTLRNWSEVYTSKAYEPEVAITPTETPETMLDACRKVLLGEEAFVVPFEEGLKVQRWIDELLK from the coding sequence ATGACTAAAAAAACGACGATCGGCATTATCGGTACTGGTGTTGTCGGTGAACGTATTATTAACCAGGCACTGCAAAATGAACATTATGAAATTGCGGCAATTTTTGATACGAATGAAGCACGTACAGCACAACTGGCCGCTAAATATAATGTACCCACTACGAATGATTTACAAGCGCTATTGAATTTAAAACCGGATTGGGTGTATATTGGCACACCGCCTGTCAGCCATGCAACACTTGCTGCAGAAATCGCAAAGCACAAATTACATATTTTATCGGAAAAACCGCTTGCCCATGATGCAGCGGACGGTGAAATGATGGTACGCATTGCAAATGAAGCTAATGTAAAAACAGCGATGCATTTTCCATTAATGTACGGTGCAGCAGTCCATCAGCTAAAACAAGAGCTGGCAAAAGATATGGGTGAGATTACACGTATTGAGCTGCATACATATTTCCCTGAATGGCCGCGAAAATGGCAGCAAAACCCTTGGATTGCATCGCGTGAACAAGGTGGCTTTATTCGGGAGATTTTCCCGCATTATTTGCAATTAACGCACCATTTATTCGGTGATATTGAAATTTTGGCGCATGAAACGGCTTATCCTGCAGATGAGGCACTTTGTGAAGTTGGGGTAACTGCTTTAGCGAAAACAGTAAACGGGATTCCAATGGTCATTAACGGTCTTGCAGGCATCGGCCAGGAAGAGCGCATCGATTTTAAGATTTTCGGCACAGAAAAGGTTGTAACGTTACGAAACTGGTCCGAAGTTTATACAAGTAAAGCATATGAGCCGGAAGTGGCAATTACTCCTACTGAAACTCCTGAAACAATGCTCGATGCATGTCGAAAAGTCCTTTTAGGTGAGGAAGCATTTGTCGTACCATTCGAGGAAGGTCTAAAAGTGCAACGCTGGATTGATGAATTGTTAAAGTAA
- a CDS encoding FAD-dependent oxidoreductase, translating into MKVVIIGGDAAGMSAAMEIVRNNKAAHIVVLEKGEVYSYGQCGLPYVINGKVTNTEELIARDVEEFRSKYGIDARIFHEVTAVDTKLQKVSGIDVNSNEPFEFIYDKLLIATGASPTMPKIENNHLKGIHTVKTIPQMNELMEQLQNVKHVTVIGGGYIGLEVVETVRERGLDVRLIQRGSTLMSILNSQLTDIIYEEAVKNGVEVLLNEDTIGYEGTEFVEAVRTSSGVHKTDLVIVATGVRPNTQFAQGFAKLENGALIVNEKMETSIANVYAAGDCASHFNRVNQKNDYLPLGTTANKQGRVAGLNIAGFNQKFKGIVGTSILKFFDLHIGMTGLNNEAADRLNALVEVYEMEVNDIASYYPNVRPMKLRMLVEQQSRKLVGLQIVGKHGVDKRIDVFATALYNEMTFEELLDLDLAYAPPFSGVWDAIMQAPKRYGKKE; encoded by the coding sequence ATGAAAGTTGTAATTATAGGCGGCGACGCGGCAGGAATGAGCGCAGCGATGGAAATTGTGCGAAATAATAAAGCTGCGCACATTGTCGTTTTGGAAAAAGGAGAGGTTTATTCTTACGGCCAATGCGGATTGCCATACGTAATTAACGGGAAAGTCACTAATACAGAAGAATTGATTGCAAGGGATGTTGAGGAATTCCGCTCGAAATACGGAATTGACGCACGAATTTTCCATGAGGTGACGGCAGTTGATACAAAACTGCAAAAAGTGAGCGGTATTGATGTAAACAGCAACGAACCTTTTGAATTTATATATGATAAATTGCTCATCGCAACAGGAGCATCGCCAACAATGCCGAAAATCGAAAATAATCATTTAAAAGGGATTCATACAGTAAAAACAATTCCGCAAATGAATGAACTGATGGAACAGTTGCAAAACGTGAAGCATGTTACGGTCATCGGCGGAGGCTATATTGGTCTGGAGGTTGTTGAAACAGTCCGGGAGCGTGGTCTGGATGTACGTCTTATTCAACGAGGAAGCACATTAATGTCGATTTTGAATTCGCAGTTGACTGATATTATATATGAAGAAGCAGTCAAAAATGGTGTGGAAGTTTTACTGAACGAAGATACGATAGGCTACGAAGGAACTGAATTTGTAGAGGCAGTTCGGACGAGCAGTGGGGTACATAAAACAGACCTCGTCATCGTCGCGACAGGAGTACGCCCAAATACACAGTTTGCACAAGGATTTGCCAAGCTGGAAAATGGAGCCCTTATCGTCAATGAAAAAATGGAGACTTCGATTGCTAATGTATATGCAGCAGGAGACTGTGCATCTCATTTTAACCGTGTAAACCAAAAGAATGATTATTTACCGCTTGGTACGACTGCAAATAAACAAGGGCGAGTAGCCGGATTGAATATTGCCGGCTTTAATCAGAAGTTCAAGGGCATTGTCGGGACATCCATTCTGAAGTTTTTCGATCTGCATATCGGCATGACAGGATTAAATAACGAAGCGGCAGATCGTTTAAATGCACTTGTAGAAGTGTATGAAATGGAAGTAAATGATATTGCAAGCTACTATCCGAATGTCCGGCCGATGAAGCTTCGAATGCTTGTCGAACAGCAGAGCCGTAAGCTTGTTGGTCTTCAAATAGTAGGAAAACATGGTGTTGATAAACGGATTGATGTATTTGCGACAGCGCTATACAATGAAATGACCTTCGAGGAATTGCTGGACTTGGATTTAGCGTATGCACCGCCATTTAGCGGCGTATGGGATGCGATAATGCAGGCGCCAAAACGATATGGGAAAAAAGAATAA
- a CDS encoding spore protein Tlp, which produces MMKNDRHEVFNKGSENAISLGKMINNTKENIHEAEISKEFALPEELENIEEKNARRRTAIAQMEEQIRERKAAKARRDSFK; this is translated from the coding sequence ATGATGAAAAACGACAGACATGAAGTTTTTAATAAAGGATCGGAAAATGCGATAAGTTTAGGGAAAATGATTAACAATACCAAAGAAAATATACATGAAGCTGAAATTAGTAAAGAATTTGCGCTTCCTGAAGAACTGGAAAATATTGAAGAGAAAAATGCACGTCGCAGAACAGCCATTGCCCAAATGGAAGAACAAATTAGAGAAAGAAAAGCAGCCAAAGCTAGAAGGGACTCATTTAAATAG
- a CDS encoding cation-translocating P-type ATPase, which produces MKVTEFYQASVQEVMKKLDVTQYGLSDYEVRGRLKKYGYNELKEGKQKNIFQVFFEQFQDFLVLILIIAAIVSIFLGDTDSSVVILIVIILNALLGTVQHVRAEKSLNSLKELAAPVSKVKRNGEIIEIPSRNVIVGDLLILEAGDSISADGRVVESHSLQINESSLTGESLAVDKVANPIIETELALGDRKNMVYSGSFVTNGRGAVAVTSIGMNTEIGKIAKLIDNAKEKKTPLQVNLDKFGKRLAIGIILICIVILALDIIRGRELIDSFMFAVSLAVAAIPEALSSIVTIVLAVGTQNMAKENAIIRKLPAVESLGSVSIICTDKTGTLTQNNMTVQEVYTGEQFFSSNELELSNPNHKKLIDFAILCNDSMMLRDKTIGDPTELALVKLGHEYELSEQLIRGLHPRVGEIPFDSTRKLMSTVHRMGNRNVMITKGAVDELIPRISRIESSSSSIITSKQIEQINQANTAFSNAGLRVIAVTYKEVFSSNISEKDEQGLTFIGLIAMMDPPRDESAQAVADCIEAGIKPVMITGDHKITAIAIAKQLGILKNPDEAIEGKEIEKLSDRELNNKVENLSVYARVSPEHKIRIVKAWQEKGHVVAMTGDGVNDAPALKQAEIGVAMGKTGTEVAKDASAMILTDDNFLTIVKSISNGRSIYANIKNAIKFLLSGNAGAIFVVLYATLFALPAPFLPIHLLFINLLTDSLPAIAIGLEPHNKKLMKEKPRHMNESLLNKKFVTQVGFEGLIIAAVTVIAFQVGLSTGDTAVATTMAFATLCLSRLLHGFNCRSEESILKIGIFSNLAVWIAFLLGFTILNFVLINGLFEVANLTNSQYLMIYGLSLVPLVIIQVRKLFFGSSKA; this is translated from the coding sequence ATGAAGGTGACAGAATTTTACCAAGCATCTGTACAAGAGGTAATGAAAAAGTTAGATGTGACGCAGTATGGATTATCTGATTACGAAGTCCGGGGCCGTTTGAAAAAGTATGGCTATAACGAATTAAAAGAAGGTAAGCAGAAAAATATCTTTCAAGTTTTCTTCGAGCAGTTCCAGGATTTTTTGGTGCTGATTTTAATTATTGCGGCTATTGTTTCAATCTTCCTTGGAGATACGGACAGTTCCGTAGTCATTTTAATTGTCATTATATTGAACGCCCTTCTCGGAACGGTTCAACATGTCCGGGCCGAAAAATCATTGAACAGTTTAAAGGAACTGGCGGCCCCTGTTTCAAAAGTTAAACGTAACGGAGAAATTATTGAAATACCATCTAGAAATGTAATAGTCGGGGACTTGCTCATTTTGGAAGCAGGCGATTCTATTAGTGCGGATGGACGAGTAGTGGAAAGTCATAGTTTGCAGATAAATGAAAGTTCATTAACAGGCGAATCTTTGGCGGTCGATAAAGTAGCCAATCCGATTATTGAAACAGAGCTTGCACTAGGAGACAGAAAAAACATGGTGTACTCCGGAAGCTTTGTGACAAATGGTCGTGGGGCAGTGGCAGTTACTTCAATCGGGATGAATACGGAAATCGGAAAAATTGCAAAGCTGATCGATAATGCGAAAGAGAAAAAAACCCCTTTGCAAGTCAACCTTGATAAATTCGGAAAGCGTCTTGCCATCGGAATTATCCTGATTTGTATCGTAATTTTGGCTTTGGATATTATTCGGGGGCGTGAGCTGATTGACTCCTTTATGTTTGCAGTTTCTTTGGCTGTGGCGGCAATTCCTGAAGCATTAAGTTCAATTGTAACGATTGTTCTGGCAGTAGGAACTCAAAATATGGCAAAGGAAAATGCAATTATCCGTAAGTTGCCTGCAGTAGAAAGTTTGGGAAGTGTATCGATTATTTGTACTGATAAAACCGGAACGCTGACACAAAACAATATGACTGTTCAGGAAGTTTATACAGGGGAGCAGTTTTTCTCTTCTAACGAGCTCGAGCTAAGCAATCCGAATCATAAGAAGCTGATCGATTTCGCAATCCTGTGTAACGATTCCATGATGTTAAGGGATAAAACGATCGGGGATCCGACAGAACTTGCACTCGTTAAATTAGGACATGAGTATGAACTGAGCGAGCAATTGATACGTGGGCTTCATCCGCGTGTTGGAGAAATTCCTTTCGATTCCACTAGAAAATTAATGAGTACCGTTCACAGAATGGGCAACCGCAATGTCATGATTACAAAGGGAGCAGTGGACGAGCTTATTCCTCGTATCAGCCGTATTGAGTCAAGCAGCAGTTCGATTATAACAAGCAAGCAGATAGAACAGATTAATCAAGCGAATACTGCATTTTCGAATGCCGGATTACGGGTAATTGCCGTTACGTATAAAGAAGTATTTTCTTCTAATATAAGTGAAAAGGACGAGCAGGGCCTAACATTTATCGGTTTGATTGCAATGATGGATCCTCCGCGCGATGAATCAGCACAGGCAGTTGCAGACTGTATTGAAGCGGGGATTAAACCTGTCATGATTACAGGGGACCATAAAATTACGGCAATCGCAATCGCAAAACAGCTGGGCATCTTAAAAAACCCTGATGAAGCAATTGAAGGCAAGGAAATTGAAAAGCTTTCGGACCGCGAACTGAATAATAAGGTGGAAAATTTATCTGTCTATGCCCGTGTATCACCGGAACACAAAATCCGGATTGTAAAGGCATGGCAAGAAAAAGGACATGTTGTAGCGATGACAGGAGACGGGGTAAATGACGCTCCAGCATTAAAGCAGGCTGAAATTGGCGTAGCAATGGGGAAAACAGGAACGGAAGTAGCAAAAGATGCGTCAGCGATGATTTTAACAGACGATAATTTTTTAACGATTGTCAAATCGATTTCGAATGGGCGAAGCATTTACGCCAATATTAAAAACGCGATTAAATTCCTGTTATCCGGAAATGCGGGGGCCATTTTCGTTGTTTTATATGCAACCCTTTTTGCATTACCGGCTCCGTTTTTGCCGATCCATTTGCTGTTTATCAACTTATTGACAGATAGCCTGCCAGCGATTGCAATTGGTTTGGAACCGCATAACAAGAAACTGATGAAGGAAAAACCGCGGCATATGAATGAGTCACTGTTAAATAAAAAATTCGTAACCCAGGTAGGATTTGAAGGGCTAATCATTGCGGCAGTCACAGTTATTGCCTTCCAGGTAGGCTTATCGACGGGTGATACAGCAGTTGCCACGACAATGGCGTTTGCGACATTATGTTTATCAAGATTGCTGCATGGATTCAATTGCCGTTCGGAAGAATCTATTTTAAAAATAGGGATTTTCTCAAATTTGGCGGTTTGGATTGCCTTTTTACTCGGGTTTACAATACTGAATTTTGTACTGATCAATGGATTATTCGAGGTAGCCAATTTGACGAATAGCCAATATTTAATGATTTACGGATTATCGTTAGTGCCGTTAGTTATTATCCAAGTCCGTAAACTGTTTTTCGGATCTTCCAAGGCATAG
- a CDS encoding nucleotide kinase, which produces MNEAKAVYLLKGAHGFKVSELLQKIGAHYFEKGAHIELFHDPLFGNTVEAVYIQAPHHILIVQATNPSIEPVLPGLRDHVISLYDCVDEQHISLNGNLPSVNESKQAYYDQCFAKLSNAIHIHDDWEVETRKQMEWSGLNQQFAELSHNLFGETNREQSGQLTHRLLGTLTPTGARDTVQSITQNLEKRLFIKGYPGTGKSSMMKKLANEAISRGFDVQLVWCGLDSNSIDMVIIPELKFCIFDSTEPHVYFPDENRPGDEIFDIAQHCHPTEVELKNIEAITEKYKATMTDAKHFAGKYAEQERKFREAIDAAINLDEFNRRTALLFELF; this is translated from the coding sequence ATGAATGAAGCGAAAGCTGTGTATTTATTAAAAGGTGCGCATGGGTTCAAAGTTTCGGAGTTACTGCAGAAAATCGGGGCGCATTACTTTGAAAAAGGAGCACATATTGAGCTTTTCCATGATCCATTATTTGGAAATACGGTCGAAGCTGTTTATATTCAAGCCCCTCATCACATTTTAATTGTTCAAGCGACAAACCCGTCAATAGAACCGGTACTGCCAGGGTTACGGGATCATGTCATTTCCCTTTATGACTGTGTGGATGAACAACATATTTCATTGAATGGAAATCTTCCTTCAGTGAATGAATCGAAACAAGCTTATTATGACCAGTGTTTTGCGAAGCTTTCAAATGCTATTCATATTCATGATGACTGGGAAGTGGAAACGAGAAAACAGATGGAATGGAGCGGATTGAACCAGCAGTTTGCTGAGTTGTCGCACAATCTATTCGGTGAAACAAATCGGGAGCAATCCGGACAGCTTACACACCGTCTGCTTGGAACATTAACGCCAACAGGAGCTCGGGACACTGTACAGAGTATTACACAAAATCTTGAAAAGAGATTGTTTATTAAAGGATACCCGGGAACAGGGAAGTCTTCGATGATGAAGAAATTGGCCAACGAAGCGATAAGCAGGGGGTTTGATGTACAACTCGTTTGGTGCGGACTGGATTCCAATTCGATCGATATGGTCATTATCCCGGAACTGAAATTCTGTATTTTTGACAGCACGGAACCGCATGTATATTTTCCGGATGAAAATCGTCCTGGTGACGAGATTTTCGATATTGCCCAGCATTGTCATCCGACAGAAGTAGAGCTAAAGAATATAGAAGCAATCACAGAAAAATACAAAGCAACGATGACCGATGCAAAACATTTTGCGGGGAAATACGCAGAACAAGAGCGGAAATTTCGTGAAGCGATAGATGCTGCTATCAATTTGGATGAATTCAATAGACGTACAGCATTACTGTTTGAGCTTTTCTGA
- a CDS encoding SDR family oxidoreductase, giving the protein MNRFEGKVIIVTGAGSGLGQAATLQLAKEGAKLVLVDLNQAGLDETKKKVLEVAPNAETLSVTANVATESEVENFVNQTVEKFGKIDGFFNNAGIEGKQNLTGDYGIDEFHKVISVNLNGVFYGMKYVLKVMKEQGYGSIVNTASVGGIRGVGNQSGYAASKHGVVGLTRNSAIEYGQYGISIKAIAPGAIMTPMVEGSLRQMGGDNWEEVGKEFVKPNPMRRFGKPEEVGYLVAFLLSNEADFINAAVIPIDGGQSYKY; this is encoded by the coding sequence ATGAATCGTTTTGAAGGAAAAGTTATAATTGTTACTGGTGCAGGATCGGGATTAGGACAAGCTGCCACATTACAGCTTGCAAAGGAAGGCGCAAAGCTTGTACTCGTAGATTTAAATCAGGCAGGCCTGGATGAAACGAAGAAAAAAGTGCTGGAAGTCGCTCCTAATGCTGAAACATTGTCAGTAACAGCAAACGTAGCTACGGAAAGTGAAGTTGAAAATTTTGTGAATCAAACGGTTGAAAAATTCGGCAAAATTGATGGTTTCTTTAACAATGCGGGAATTGAAGGGAAGCAAAACTTAACTGGAGATTACGGTATTGATGAATTCCATAAAGTTATCTCCGTCAATTTGAACGGTGTCTTCTATGGTATGAAATATGTGCTGAAAGTAATGAAGGAGCAAGGATACGGCTCGATTGTCAATACAGCTTCTGTCGGCGGGATCCGTGGCGTCGGAAACCAGTCAGGCTATGCGGCTAGTAAACATGGCGTTGTCGGGTTAACGCGTAACTCGGCGATTGAATACGGACAATATGGAATATCGATTAAAGCAATAGCACCGGGTGCGATTATGACGCCAATGGTAGAAGGCTCACTGCGCCAAATGGGTGGCGATAACTGGGAGGAAGTCGGCAAGGAGTTTGTTAAGCCGAATCCGATGAGACGTTTTGGTAAGCCGGAAGAAGTCGGTTATCTAGTGGCATTCCTGCTATCAAACGAAGCGGACTTCATTAACGCAGCCGTTATCCCAATCGATGGCGGCCAGTCTTATAAATATTAA
- a CDS encoding YbgA family protein codes for MDQKKTEILWREEKYNVMFYSQNHYNAIRQAMKNKASYEEISALIEQALSLTPTKGSMRNACQHMWGYFKKVANEEEKKQYKQLIQTTDFNELLAFIRKLAEKYEVTYLLESRVLNR; via the coding sequence ATGGATCAAAAGAAAACGGAAATCCTTTGGCGTGAAGAAAAGTACAATGTAATGTTTTATAGCCAAAATCATTACAATGCTATTCGTCAGGCGATGAAAAATAAGGCTTCTTATGAAGAAATTTCAGCGCTGATCGAACAGGCATTAAGTTTAACACCGACAAAAGGCAGCATGCGCAATGCTTGCCAACATATGTGGGGGTATTTCAAGAAAGTTGCAAACGAGGAAGAGAAAAAACAGTATAAGCAATTGATCCAAACAACAGATTTCAATGAGCTATTAGCCTTTATAAGAAAATTGGCAGAGAAATACGAGGTGACGTATTTACTGGAAAGCCGGGTATTGAATCGTTGA
- a CDS encoding acetamidase/formamidase family protein, which produces MVNELTSVNGHVTGESVYQDKPVIQAAETLFVNEFTDGVLNPNAPMLGPLKDGGTIIANTAPGCWGPMITPAIRGGHEVTKPVYVEGAEVGDAIVIQIKSIQVTSIATSSGTDEAQNERFIGDPFVKVKCPGCGKLHPPTIVQGIGQESVKCMTCGTDTTPFKISNGYTMAFNSKGNVGLTVGKEAARRIAQDSKNYMRTPENSVQNPITSFAPSDLIGVLARMRPFVGQLGTTPSKAMPDSHNAGDFGTFLIGAPHEFTMTEDELNIHRTDGHMDINRVREGAVVICPVKVPGGGVYVGDMHAMQGDGEIAGHTTDVSGIVQLQVSVLKKVNLDGPILLPNVDDLPYTAKPFTKEEKRIARELAEEFGVKQVEESFPLSIVGTGVNLNAATENALERAAKLFELTVEEVRNRATITGGIEIGRHPGVVTATVQMPKSLLKKARLFKTIKRQYD; this is translated from the coding sequence ATGGTAAATGAACTAACATCAGTGAATGGACATGTAACAGGGGAGTCGGTATACCAGGATAAACCGGTCATTCAGGCAGCCGAAACACTATTCGTCAATGAATTTACAGATGGTGTTTTAAATCCGAATGCACCTATGTTAGGACCTTTAAAAGATGGGGGTACAATCATTGCCAATACAGCTCCTGGTTGTTGGGGCCCAATGATTACACCGGCGATTCGCGGAGGGCACGAAGTAACGAAGCCCGTATATGTAGAAGGTGCGGAAGTCGGGGACGCAATCGTCATCCAAATTAAGTCGATTCAAGTTACATCGATTGCGACTTCTTCGGGAACAGACGAAGCGCAAAATGAGCGGTTTATCGGAGATCCTTTCGTTAAGGTGAAATGCCCGGGTTGCGGGAAACTCCATCCGCCGACAATTGTACAAGGAATCGGTCAGGAGTCTGTAAAATGTATGACTTGCGGAACGGATACAACCCCATTTAAAATTTCCAACGGCTATACAATGGCATTCAATTCAAAAGGGAATGTCGGATTGACGGTCGGAAAAGAAGCTGCGCGCCGGATTGCTCAAGACAGCAAAAACTATATGCGAACTCCGGAAAATTCAGTTCAAAATCCAATTACTTCATTTGCGCCGAGTGACCTGATCGGGGTACTTGCAAGAATGCGTCCGTTTGTTGGTCAGCTTGGGACAACACCGTCAAAAGCAATGCCGGATTCTCATAATGCTGGTGACTTCGGAACGTTTTTAATCGGGGCACCGCATGAATTTACAATGACTGAAGATGAGCTGAATATCCACCGTACAGATGGGCATATGGATATTAACCGCGTGCGTGAAGGGGCTGTTGTCATTTGTCCTGTAAAGGTTCCTGGTGGCGGTGTATATGTAGGGGATATGCATGCAATGCAGGGCGATGGAGAAATTGCAGGACATACGACTGATGTATCGGGTATTGTACAGCTGCAGGTAAGTGTACTGAAAAAGGTAAACTTGGACGGTCCTATCTTGCTGCCGAATGTTGATGATTTGCCCTATACCGCAAAACCTTTCACGAAGGAAGAAAAGCGTATAGCACGAGAGCTGGCAGAAGAGTTTGGGGTAAAGCAAGTCGAAGAGAGCTTCCCGTTGTCAATTGTAGGAACAGGGGTTAACTTAAATGCGGCTACAGAAAATGCACTGGAGCGTGCGGCAAAGTTATTTGAACTGACCGTGGAAGAAGTAAGAAACCGTGCAACAATTACAGGTGGTATTGAAATCGGCAGACATCCGGGTGTTGTGACGGCTACCGTTCAAATGCCAAAATCACTTTTGAAAAAAGCAAGACTGTTTAAAACGATTAAGCGTCAATATGACTGA
- a CDS encoding Fe-S-cluster redox enzyme, giving the protein MLLSFDEQLFQQTNGQTGKKLEQALEDKFQFVKQTAIWGAPIQSSDFLLEQERAEKFCFQLIKTYWGRLDLFNSDSVQETNSLNEKMEQFFAESENRKVLFSFLHNHGEVAFDQLIEYIFSKPVPVTHIETELKKIYVYEVNNHFFVQPIYCADEKFWQIIGAKKIYSLFLQVPLMNMTRPVELMRHFKALLAGQLTANRIATIIHKLVQKIDDENPKSDEVKQLHLLNVRTHFTSGRRHMLKLRKCIQALLENWSTGTFALNTKEQTLLGYMLFQEAVYKRDYRSILLQGMYLIEEERINNHAIELVVEYADVLSSMNPQPDTLVKDYRKNYLEHVFYELINSVVKEEQFELGIELLKNYELASCAAIFQLLHAEETETILHMIEATVQRDIALFVDGSPQNIRESIIIWQQHYLNKNSDYYRIAEMTSQHICNLLKILFWAEEDVLVEKLLAVYKKYLLIPHHFQYLRQFIERRVVLC; this is encoded by the coding sequence TTGTTGCTTTCATTTGATGAGCAGCTCTTTCAACAGACGAACGGACAAACAGGGAAAAAGCTAGAGCAGGCTTTGGAAGATAAATTTCAATTTGTAAAACAGACTGCGATTTGGGGCGCACCTATACAGAGCAGTGATTTTTTGCTGGAACAGGAGCGTGCAGAGAAGTTTTGCTTTCAGTTAATTAAAACCTATTGGGGCAGATTAGACTTATTTAATAGTGATTCAGTGCAAGAGACGAATTCTTTGAATGAAAAAATGGAACAGTTTTTTGCCGAGTCCGAAAACAGAAAAGTGCTATTTTCATTTTTACATAACCATGGTGAAGTGGCATTTGATCAGCTAATTGAATATATTTTTTCAAAGCCGGTCCCTGTAACTCATATAGAAACAGAATTAAAGAAAATTTATGTATATGAAGTGAACAATCATTTTTTTGTTCAACCGATTTATTGTGCAGATGAAAAGTTTTGGCAAATAATCGGTGCGAAAAAGATTTATTCACTGTTTTTACAAGTACCTTTAATGAATATGACGAGACCAGTTGAATTAATGCGGCATTTTAAAGCATTGCTTGCCGGTCAGCTGACAGCAAATCGCATTGCAACAATTATTCATAAGCTCGTACAGAAGATAGATGATGAAAATCCGAAATCGGATGAAGTAAAGCAATTGCATCTGTTAAATGTCCGCACGCATTTTACGAGCGGGCGACGCCATATGCTGAAGCTCCGAAAATGTATTCAGGCATTACTGGAAAACTGGTCAACCGGAACGTTTGCATTAAATACGAAAGAGCAAACACTGCTTGGCTATATGTTGTTTCAAGAAGCGGTTTATAAAAGGGATTACCGGAGTATTTTACTGCAAGGAATGTATTTAATTGAGGAAGAACGGATAAACAATCATGCGATTGAACTTGTTGTTGAATATGCGGATGTGTTGAGCAGCATGAACCCGCAGCCTGATACACTTGTGAAAGATTACCGGAAAAACTACTTGGAGCATGTCTTTTATGAACTGATTAATAGTGTGGTAAAAGAAGAACAGTTTGAGCTTGGGATAGAGCTGCTGAAAAATTATGAGCTTGCATCATGTGCAGCCATATTCCAGCTCCTTCATGCAGAAGAAACGGAAACGATTCTGCATATGATTGAGGCAACTGTTCAACGTGATATTGCTCTATTTGTTGATGGTTCGCCACAAAACATTCGCGAATCGATCATTATCTGGCAGCAACATTATTTGAATAAAAACAGCGATTATTATCGTATAGCTGAAATGACATCACAGCATATTTGCAATTTGTTGAAAATACTGTTTTGGGCTGAAGAAGATGTGCTAGTGGAGAAACTGTTAGCGGTCTATAAAAAATATTTGCTCATCCCGCATCATTTCCAATATTTGCGCCAGTTTATTGAGCGCCGTGTTGTATTATGTTAA